The following proteins come from a genomic window of Candidatus Obscuribacterales bacterium:
- the corA gene encoding magnesium/cobalt transporter CorA codes for DSFFPVLEVIGETLEELEEEVVANPTNATIKKIHRMRRGLMKLRRYIWPQRSVINGLIRDSDDLISQEVRVYLQDVYDHIVQVVDIIENYREIASSLMDVYLSSINNRMNEVMKLLTVISSIFIPLTFIAGIYGMNFDTEKSPFNMPELGWYWGYIICLTVMAVIAALQIYFFWKRGWFDNFSTTRR; via the coding sequence TTGACAGCTTTTTTCCGGTGCTAGAGGTGATTGGCGAAACCCTCGAAGAACTTGAAGAAGAAGTGGTTGCCAACCCCACCAATGCCACCATCAAGAAAATCCACCGCATGCGCCGGGGGCTAATGAAGCTGCGTCGCTATATCTGGCCCCAGCGCAGCGTGATCAACGGACTGATCCGCGACAGCGACGATCTGATCAGCCAGGAGGTGCGCGTTTACCTGCAAGACGTCTACGATCACATTGTGCAGGTGGTAGATATTATCGAAAACTACCGCGAAATTGCCTCCAGCCTGATGGATGTGTATCTGTCATCCATCAACAACCGCATGAATGAAGTGATGAAGCTGCTGACGGTCATCTCCTCCATCTTCATCCCTCTGACCTTTATCGCTGGGATCTACGGCATGAACTTTGATACCGAGAAGTCACCCTTCAACATGCCCGAACTGGGGTGGTACTGGGGCTACATAATCTGTTTGACCGTGATGGCGGTGATTGCCGCCCTGCAAATCTACTTCTTCTGGAAACGCGGCTGGTTCGACAATTTTTCGACGACGAGACGCTAG